In Streptomyces capitiformicae, one genomic interval encodes:
- a CDS encoding methyltransferase family protein, with translation MSGASSVVGCRHSFRWCLSKGYWLGSQFPLLKDTHAGGHLWNDLTNWSGDPHLSPFHLAGYVAIGTGFWLIAAAWKRLHEAAQHDELATTGPYAWVRHPQYDGFLLIMIGFLLQWPTIPTLIMFPVLVYMYVRLARSEEREVAKEFGEQWDAYAARTPAFLPRHRGVRSTTPRPGPHVTSGQQRQPSRTAGSHHSLTGRSR, from the coding sequence GTGAGCGGTGCCTCCTCGGTGGTCGGCTGTCGTCATAGCTTCCGTTGGTGCCTGAGCAAGGGCTACTGGCTCGGCTCCCAGTTCCCGCTGCTGAAGGACACCCACGCCGGCGGCCACCTGTGGAACGACCTGACCAACTGGTCCGGCGACCCGCACCTCAGCCCCTTCCACCTGGCCGGCTACGTCGCCATCGGCACCGGATTCTGGCTGATCGCCGCCGCCTGGAAACGCCTCCACGAGGCCGCCCAGCACGACGAGCTCGCCACCACCGGCCCGTACGCGTGGGTGCGCCACCCGCAGTACGACGGCTTCCTGCTCATCATGATCGGGTTCCTGCTGCAGTGGCCGACCATCCCCACCCTGATCATGTTCCCGGTCCTGGTGTACATGTACGTACGCCTGGCCCGCAGCGAGGAACGCGAGGTCGCCAAGGAGTTCGGCGAGCAGTGGGATGCCTACGCCGCCCGCACCCCGGCGTTCTTGCCACGCCACCGCGGTGTCCGCAGCACCACGCCCCGGCCGGGCCCCCACGTCACATCCGGGCAGCAGCGGCAGCCGTCGCGCACGGCTGGCTCCCACCACTCCCTCACTGGGAGGAGCCGATGA
- a CDS encoding ABC transporter ATP-binding protein yields MKGAGARRDDGPPDDWAVLAAAGIEKSYRRGVWPAQRRVRVLQGVDLALAPGEVVGLVGENGSGKSTLMKILVGALPADAGAVTRSGRLGYCPQEPVVYERLTCDEHFELFGRAYGLPPEAERHTRRDIYAFLGFERYAATRADRLSGGTLSKLNLGLALLADPEVLLLDEPYAGFDFDTYLKFWKLVGERRRAGRSVLIISHFVTDAERFDRIIELRDGRAVPR; encoded by the coding sequence GTGAAAGGAGCCGGCGCCCGTCGTGACGACGGGCCACCTGACGACTGGGCGGTGCTGGCGGCGGCCGGGATAGAGAAGTCCTACCGGCGCGGTGTGTGGCCCGCCCAGCGGCGGGTCCGGGTGCTGCAAGGGGTTGACCTGGCACTCGCCCCTGGCGAGGTGGTCGGCCTGGTCGGGGAGAACGGGTCCGGTAAGAGCACCCTGATGAAGATCCTGGTCGGGGCCCTGCCCGCCGACGCCGGCGCGGTGACCCGCAGCGGGCGGCTGGGCTACTGCCCGCAGGAGCCAGTCGTCTACGAACGCCTCACCTGCGACGAACACTTCGAACTGTTCGGCCGCGCCTACGGTCTGCCGCCGGAGGCGGAGCGGCACACACGCCGGGACATCTACGCCTTCCTGGGCTTCGAACGCTACGCCGCCACGCGCGCCGACCGCCTCTCCGGCGGGACCCTGTCCAAACTGAACCTGGGCCTGGCGCTGCTGGCCGACCCCGAGGTGCTGCTGCTGGACGAGCCCTACGCCGGCTTCGACTTCGACACCTACCTGAAATTCTGGAAGCTGGTCGGCGAACGCCGCCGGGCCGGACGCTCAGTGCTGATCATCAGTCACTTCGTCACCGACGCAGAACGCTTCGACCGCATCATCGAGCTGCGGGACGGACGGGCCGTGCCGAGATGA
- the pspAA gene encoding PspA-associated protein PspAA, protein MIMRILGEGQYEIAEEHLDRLNELDAALQSAADAGDEVSFTSALSALLDAVRSLGTPLPDEEIMPSDLVLPDESTSLTQVRQLLSDEGLIPG, encoded by the coding sequence ATGATCATGCGGATTCTCGGCGAGGGCCAGTACGAGATCGCTGAAGAACACCTGGACCGGCTCAACGAGTTGGACGCCGCGCTGCAGTCGGCCGCCGACGCAGGCGACGAGGTGTCATTCACCTCTGCGCTGTCGGCCCTTCTGGACGCGGTACGCAGCCTGGGCACACCGCTGCCGGACGAGGAGATCATGCCGTCCGACCTGGTGCTGCCCGATGAGAGCACCAGTCTCACGCAGGTGAGGCAACTGCTGTCCGACGAGGGTCTGATCCCGGGGTGA
- a CDS encoding PspA/IM30 family protein, with amino-acid sequence MTSITHRIAALFRIKANKALDRAEDPREVLDYSYEQQLEMLQKVRRGVADVATSRKRVELQVNQLRQSTDKLQDQAQQALAAGREDLAREALTRRTAVGSQITDLQEQQASLQAQEEKLTLAAQRLQAKVDSFRTRKETIKATYTAAEAQTRITEAVTGIGEELGDVGLAMQRAQDKTEQMQARAGALDELIASGALEDATLPAGRDDIQAELERVSAGQDVEIELARMKAQLPAASTPAAVEGSDASKNPSDREATS; translated from the coding sequence ATGACCAGCATCACTCACCGTATCGCCGCCCTGTTCCGGATCAAGGCCAACAAGGCCCTGGACCGGGCCGAGGACCCGCGGGAAGTCCTGGACTACTCCTACGAGCAGCAGTTGGAGATGCTGCAGAAGGTACGACGTGGCGTGGCCGACGTAGCGACGAGCCGCAAGCGAGTCGAGCTGCAGGTGAACCAGTTGCGGCAGTCCACGGACAAGCTGCAGGACCAGGCACAGCAGGCGCTCGCGGCCGGTCGCGAGGACCTGGCCCGGGAGGCGCTCACCCGCCGTACGGCCGTGGGCTCGCAGATCACCGACCTGCAGGAGCAGCAGGCGTCGCTGCAGGCGCAGGAGGAGAAGCTGACCCTGGCCGCACAGCGCCTGCAGGCGAAGGTCGACTCGTTCCGTACCCGCAAGGAGACGATCAAGGCCACCTACACCGCGGCCGAGGCCCAGACCCGGATCACCGAGGCCGTCACCGGCATCGGCGAGGAACTGGGCGATGTGGGCCTGGCGATGCAGCGCGCCCAGGACAAGACCGAGCAGATGCAGGCCCGTGCCGGTGCGCTCGATGAACTGATCGCTTCCGGGGCGTTGGAGGACGCCACGCTGCCGGCCGGGCGGGACGACATCCAGGCCGAGCTTGAGCGCGTCAGTGCGGGTCAGGACGTGGAGATCGAGCTGGCTCGGATGAAGGCACAGCTGCCCGCCGCTTCCACTCCGGCGGCCGTGGAAGGCTCTGATGCCTCGAAGAACCCATCGGACCGGGAGGCGACATCATGA
- a CDS encoding universal stress protein → MTGADGRRPIVVGVDPDPSKRPAPAWAADEADRRGLPLRLVHVQGVPTGGYRSGEARPSWEEWNRALHGVGDQVLKEAVAFVEARQPTVEVSTLLAEGESAWVLREEARSVFMVVVGSWHLSRRRELFTSASVVLPLSAHASCQVAVVPEPWHVTQEPPYFVVGVDGSAHSAVAVDVAFEEAALRGAHLRALYVWHPPLLGILDEDAAVRECRRVLSETVAGRTATHPDVELHHEVVRSHPVQVLTEASEHALGLVVGTRGHGGFTGMLLGSVSQGVLHHARSPAITVPV, encoded by the coding sequence ATGACTGGTGCGGACGGGCGTCGGCCGATCGTGGTGGGCGTCGACCCCGATCCATCGAAGCGGCCGGCGCCGGCATGGGCCGCCGACGAAGCGGATCGGCGTGGCCTGCCGCTGCGGCTCGTCCACGTCCAGGGCGTGCCGACGGGTGGATACCGGTCCGGGGAGGCGCGGCCGTCCTGGGAGGAGTGGAACCGGGCACTGCACGGTGTGGGTGATCAGGTGCTCAAGGAGGCGGTTGCGTTCGTCGAGGCCCGGCAGCCGACGGTAGAGGTGTCGACGCTGCTGGCGGAGGGAGAGTCGGCGTGGGTCCTGCGCGAGGAAGCGCGGAGCGTCTTCATGGTCGTGGTGGGCTCCTGGCACCTGAGCAGACGGCGCGAACTGTTCACCTCCGCCTCCGTGGTGCTCCCGCTCAGCGCCCACGCTTCCTGCCAGGTGGCGGTCGTACCGGAGCCGTGGCACGTCACTCAGGAGCCGCCGTACTTTGTGGTCGGCGTCGACGGCAGTGCGCATTCGGCCGTGGCGGTGGATGTGGCGTTCGAGGAGGCGGCCCTGCGCGGAGCGCACCTGCGGGCCCTGTACGTGTGGCATCCGCCGCTCCTCGGCATCCTGGACGAGGACGCCGCGGTGCGGGAGTGCCGCCGGGTGCTGTCCGAGACGGTCGCGGGCCGCACCGCGACGCACCCGGACGTGGAACTGCACCACGAAGTCGTCCGCAGCCACCCGGTCCAGGTCCTGACGGAAGCCTCGGAACACGCCCTGGGCCTGGTCGTGGGAACCCGGGGCCACGGAGGGTTCACGGGCATGCTGCTGGGCTCGGTGAGCCAGGGAGTACTGCACCACGCTCGCAGCCCCGCCATCACGGTCCCGGTGTGA
- the pspAB gene encoding PspA-associated protein PspAB: MGFLDALLGRSKPVKPDLDQLFGLPSAAITLQAAIGFTPTGAGSVCFASIEGGAFAQVQQEVRALLDADSERAGVPVEFSRDDYGYSWLLSRRAPDSLPALVSDLHAVNTALQDSGFGPQLLCSLVSFRDAELRPMALVYLYKRGTFYPFAPLPGQKRDNPLELQVKAVVKDDLRIEQDLSRWFPLWGAPGL; the protein is encoded by the coding sequence GTGGGTTTCCTGGATGCCCTGCTCGGCCGGTCCAAGCCGGTCAAGCCCGACCTGGACCAGCTCTTCGGCCTGCCCTCCGCGGCGATCACGCTCCAGGCGGCCATCGGCTTCACTCCGACCGGTGCGGGCTCGGTCTGCTTCGCCTCCATCGAGGGCGGGGCCTTCGCCCAAGTCCAGCAGGAGGTACGGGCCCTGCTGGACGCCGACTCCGAACGAGCCGGAGTACCCGTGGAGTTCAGCCGTGACGACTACGGGTACTCATGGCTGCTATCCCGCCGCGCTCCCGACAGTCTGCCCGCGCTGGTGAGTGATCTGCACGCGGTGAACACCGCCCTGCAGGACAGCGGCTTCGGACCTCAACTCCTCTGCTCCCTGGTCTCCTTCCGCGACGCCGAGCTGCGCCCCATGGCGTTGGTCTACCTCTACAAGCGCGGCACCTTCTACCCCTTCGCCCCGCTGCCCGGCCAGAAACGCGACAACCCGCTGGAACTACAGGTCAAGGCAGTGGTCAAGGACGACCTGCGCATCGAACAGGACCTGAGCCGCTGGTTCCCCCTCTGGGGCGCCCCCGGCCTGTGA
- a CDS encoding ABC transporter permease yields MTTLLFTRRFLAESARTPVNLLVLILVPVVFVVVAARPLADAAELLGGPGGPAVQTATAGWAAGFIAAIAMYFQIRAARAADRRLVLAGLAPARLVAARMATGLALALIATVAALLALTARTGIGDDPGRVLAGTLMYAVIYLAIGALIGTLVTSPVNGTVLVLFVWILDVFFGPVLGAADRPVTRVLPTHFVTLWMVDLPSRHSGRIGDLGWTLAWAVTAMVISWTVITLTSRTARTRHRTRPGSAADQMSAGVRMGLREAARNRVLWVLIIAVPVVFVLLAVATTPQESTTLTVRENGRTLPQQAWLPDIHGGTMAPIAIASLATLAGLFTVLDARSGDRRLALAGFRPLTLLASRLAVIALGALVATAASLAVTATVFDARQWDLYIAASVLIALTYALVGVLLGRLFGRVGGVLIAFLLPFIDLGIEQSPMLRSAPPDWAHALPGFGAGRVLIDAALTPTFDETGPLLIALAWLAALTTAAAVMFRRTATTPR; encoded by the coding sequence ATGACGACCCTGTTGTTCACACGCCGTTTCCTGGCCGAGTCCGCCCGCACCCCGGTGAACCTGTTGGTGCTCATCCTGGTGCCGGTGGTGTTCGTCGTGGTCGCCGCCCGCCCGCTCGCGGACGCGGCCGAACTGCTCGGCGGCCCCGGCGGGCCGGCGGTGCAGACCGCCACGGCCGGATGGGCCGCGGGGTTCATCGCCGCGATCGCCATGTACTTCCAGATCCGCGCTGCCCGCGCCGCCGACCGCCGCCTGGTCCTGGCCGGGCTCGCCCCCGCCCGCCTGGTGGCAGCCCGCATGGCCACCGGCCTGGCTCTGGCGCTGATCGCCACAGTGGCAGCCCTGCTTGCTCTGACGGCGCGGACCGGTATCGGTGACGATCCGGGGCGGGTGCTGGCCGGGACACTGATGTACGCGGTGATCTACCTGGCGATCGGGGCGCTGATCGGCACCCTGGTCACCAGCCCGGTCAACGGCACCGTGCTGGTGCTGTTCGTGTGGATTCTGGATGTGTTCTTCGGACCCGTGCTCGGCGCGGCCGACAGGCCGGTGACCCGGGTGCTGCCGACGCATTTCGTGACCCTGTGGATGGTGGACCTGCCCTCCCGGCACAGCGGACGCATCGGAGATCTCGGCTGGACCCTGGCCTGGGCGGTAACGGCCATGGTGATCAGCTGGACGGTGATCACCCTCACCAGCCGCACCGCCCGGACCCGCCACCGCACCCGGCCCGGATCAGCGGCCGACCAGATGTCCGCCGGCGTGCGCATGGGGCTGCGGGAAGCGGCCCGCAACCGTGTGCTGTGGGTGCTGATCATCGCCGTACCCGTCGTCTTCGTCCTCCTCGCGGTGGCCACCACCCCCCAGGAGTCCACCACCCTGACCGTGCGCGAAAACGGCCGCACCCTACCCCAGCAGGCGTGGCTGCCCGACATCCACGGCGGCACCATGGCCCCGATCGCCATCGCCTCCCTGGCCACACTGGCCGGGCTGTTCACCGTCCTGGACGCCCGCTCCGGCGACCGGCGCCTGGCCCTCGCAGGCTTCCGCCCCCTGACACTGCTCGCCTCCCGCCTGGCCGTCATCGCCCTCGGCGCACTGGTGGCAACCGCCGCGTCCCTCGCCGTCACCGCCACCGTCTTCGACGCCCGCCAATGGGACCTGTACATCGCCGCCAGCGTCCTGATCGCGCTCACCTACGCCCTCGTCGGCGTCCTGCTCGGCCGCCTCTTCGGCCGGGTCGGCGGCGTACTCATCGCCTTCTTGCTGCCCTTCATCGACCTCGGCATCGAACAAAGCCCGATGCTCCGCTCCGCCCCTCCGGACTGGGCCCACGCCCTGCCCGGCTTCGGCGCCGGCCGCGTCCTGATCGACGCCGCCCTCACCCCGACCTTCGACGAAACCGGCCCCCTGCTGATCGCCCTCGCCTGGCTGGCCGCCCTCACCACCGCAGCGGCCGTCATGTTCCGCCGCACCGCCACCACACCCCGATGA
- a CDS encoding cation-translocating P-type ATPase, whose translation MRTTGTDPLVPGGGRDEALGATSGSSSRPAVRDLPAGEVFTALDTSRRGLSAAQAGARLERYGTNELPRARRRAVWRQLGAQFTDLFAVVLIVASGITFLAYWLEEPRDIGTFQLAVAILGVVVLNAAIGFAQEYSAERTAQALEAMVPHTCRVLRGGERLEVPARELAPGDVVVLEAGDAVSADCRVVEAHELAVNNAPLTGESNAVDRTADAVAAGPPLEARNCVFMGTDVVAGSGRAVVFATGARTEFGRIYRLAAAAPRQRTPLQLQVASMARRVAGAALAIGVLMFAVRLPTGESVVTLFVFALGVMVALVPEGLPATLSVSLAIGVRRMARRHALIKRLLAVEALGSTTVVCTDKTGTLTQAEMTVTQVWAGGVPHPVSGVGYAPSGEVADAEPVRELLRVAALCCNARLVPPASTREHWRVLGDTTEGALLVVAAKAGLDFEAEEAAAPRVTEFPFDSTRKLMTTVHKSAAGYQACVKGAPAELLALCTDVEGEGPRGPLTEQDRAAVVATSDALASQGLRVLAVARRELDGPRPAQEEAESALTLLGLVGMLDPPRPEVTEAVAACRRAGIRIVMVTGDHPLTGEAVARRVGIVRRPDPVVVTGTRLDAMDDEALDALLAEPSELLLCRVSPEHKMRVVTAFQRRGEVVAVTGDGANDAPALKHADIGVAMGASGTDVAREAALMVLLDDSFASIAAAVRLGRTVYQNIRKFLVYLFSHNIGELVPILAATFAGFPLVPISAVQILAIDLGSDVLPALALGAEPPEPDVMERPPRSRRERLFSGAVVGRILFLGGIQAACVTGVFFWHVVSSGIPFDDFTEDTLVYQEAITMVQAGIVLSQFFNALAVRTDRQSILKVGLLSNPALLAAGGFGVALMAAISYLPPLQAVFNTAPLDAADWAVLAGLGTLPLIADEIRKAWLRRRAGHRKGVPR comes from the coding sequence ATGCGCACTACCGGTACGGACCCGCTGGTACCAGGCGGAGGGAGGGACGAGGCGCTCGGTGCCACGTCCGGTTCCAGTTCGCGTCCTGCGGTACGGGACCTCCCCGCCGGTGAGGTCTTCACTGCGCTGGACACGTCACGGCGCGGCCTGTCGGCGGCGCAGGCGGGGGCCAGGCTGGAGAGGTACGGGACCAACGAACTGCCCCGTGCGCGGCGCCGCGCCGTATGGCGGCAGTTGGGGGCGCAGTTCACGGACCTCTTCGCGGTGGTGCTGATCGTCGCGTCGGGGATCACCTTCCTGGCGTACTGGCTGGAGGAGCCGCGTGACATCGGTACGTTCCAGCTGGCGGTGGCGATTCTGGGCGTCGTGGTGCTGAACGCCGCCATCGGCTTCGCTCAGGAGTACTCGGCCGAGCGGACGGCCCAGGCACTGGAGGCGATGGTGCCCCACACCTGCCGGGTGCTGCGCGGCGGTGAACGGCTGGAGGTGCCCGCCCGGGAGCTCGCACCGGGCGACGTAGTCGTGCTGGAGGCGGGGGACGCGGTGTCGGCGGACTGCCGGGTGGTCGAGGCGCACGAGCTGGCCGTGAACAACGCACCGCTGACCGGGGAGAGCAACGCCGTGGACCGCACGGCCGACGCGGTGGCGGCCGGACCGCCGCTGGAGGCCCGCAACTGCGTGTTCATGGGGACCGACGTCGTCGCCGGATCGGGGCGGGCCGTGGTGTTCGCCACCGGTGCGAGGACCGAGTTCGGACGGATCTACCGGCTGGCCGCGGCGGCTCCCCGCCAGAGGACCCCGCTGCAGCTCCAGGTGGCCTCCATGGCCAGGCGCGTGGCAGGGGCTGCCCTGGCGATCGGCGTCCTGATGTTCGCCGTACGGCTGCCCACCGGGGAGTCCGTGGTGACTCTGTTCGTGTTCGCGCTGGGGGTGATGGTGGCGCTGGTGCCGGAAGGGCTGCCCGCCACCCTCTCGGTGTCGCTGGCGATCGGCGTACGGCGGATGGCGCGCCGCCACGCCCTGATCAAGCGGCTGCTGGCGGTGGAGGCGCTCGGGTCGACCACGGTGGTGTGCACGGACAAGACCGGGACGCTCACCCAGGCGGAGATGACCGTCACGCAGGTGTGGGCCGGGGGCGTGCCGCACCCGGTGAGCGGGGTCGGGTACGCCCCGAGTGGCGAGGTCGCCGACGCGGAGCCGGTGCGCGAACTGCTGCGCGTGGCGGCCCTGTGCTGCAACGCCCGGCTCGTCCCCCCTGCCAGCACCCGGGAGCACTGGCGGGTGCTCGGCGACACCACCGAGGGCGCCCTGCTCGTCGTCGCGGCCAAGGCGGGCCTCGACTTCGAAGCTGAGGAGGCGGCGGCTCCGCGGGTGACGGAGTTCCCCTTCGACTCGACCCGCAAGCTGATGACCACGGTGCACAAGAGCGCTGCGGGCTACCAGGCGTGCGTCAAGGGAGCGCCCGCGGAGCTGCTGGCGCTGTGCACTGACGTGGAGGGGGAGGGGCCGCGCGGGCCGCTGACCGAGCAGGACCGGGCGGCCGTCGTCGCGACGAGTGACGCGCTGGCGTCGCAGGGGCTGCGAGTGCTGGCCGTCGCACGGCGGGAGTTGGACGGGCCGCGCCCGGCACAGGAGGAGGCCGAGTCCGCGCTGACGCTGCTGGGGCTCGTCGGCATGCTGGATCCGCCGCGGCCGGAGGTCACCGAGGCGGTTGCCGCGTGCCGCCGGGCAGGGATCCGGATCGTCATGGTCACCGGCGACCACCCGCTGACCGGGGAGGCCGTGGCCCGCCGGGTGGGGATCGTACGGCGGCCGGATCCGGTGGTGGTGACGGGTACCCGGCTCGACGCGATGGACGACGAGGCGCTCGACGCGCTGCTCGCCGAGCCGTCCGAGCTGCTGCTGTGCCGGGTCAGCCCGGAGCACAAGATGCGTGTGGTCACCGCCTTCCAGCGGCGCGGTGAGGTGGTGGCGGTCACCGGGGACGGCGCGAACGACGCCCCGGCGCTCAAGCACGCGGACATCGGCGTGGCGATGGGAGCGTCGGGCACCGACGTCGCCCGGGAGGCGGCCTTGATGGTGCTGCTGGACGACTCGTTCGCGTCCATCGCCGCGGCGGTGCGGCTCGGCCGCACGGTCTACCAGAACATCCGCAAGTTCCTCGTCTACCTCTTCAGCCACAACATCGGGGAGCTGGTCCCGATCCTGGCGGCCACCTTTGCCGGATTCCCGCTGGTACCCATCAGCGCGGTGCAGATCCTGGCGATCGACCTGGGATCCGACGTGCTGCCCGCCCTCGCACTCGGGGCGGAACCCCCGGAGCCCGACGTGATGGAGCGCCCGCCGCGCTCCCGCCGGGAACGGCTGTTCTCGGGCGCCGTGGTGGGACGGATCCTGTTCCTGGGAGGCATCCAGGCGGCCTGCGTGACCGGCGTGTTCTTCTGGCACGTCGTCTCCTCGGGCATCCCGTTCGACGACTTCACCGAGGACACCCTCGTCTACCAGGAAGCGATCACCATGGTCCAGGCCGGGATCGTGCTCAGCCAGTTCTTCAACGCGCTCGCCGTGCGCACCGACCGGCAGAGCATCCTGAAGGTGGGACTGCTGTCCAATCCGGCCCTGCTGGCGGCGGGCGGCTTCGGCGTCGCTCTGATGGCTGCCATCAGTTATCTGCCGCCGCTGCAGGCCGTCTTCAACACCGCCCCGCTCGACGCCGCCGACTGGGCGGTCCTGGCCGGGCTCGGCACCCTGCCCCTGATCGCGGACGAGATCCGCAAGGCGTGGTTGCGCCGCCGCGCCGGTCACCGGAAAGGAGTTCCACGGTGA
- the htpX gene encoding zinc metalloprotease HtpX — MRSRFEPDRQLTARMAVTMFLLGLVYVAFIAALIVLLKSTVLVIVIAAGLLAAQYWFSDRIALYAMHGRLVTAEEEPQLHGVIDRLCATADMSKPRVAISEMDLPNAFATGRNADHAVVCVTTGLQRRLTTEELEGVLAHELSHVAHRDVAVITIASFLGVIAGLIVRFAFYSQLFGGRQRDQNTAALLALVMAVSALVYALSFLLIRALSRYRELAADRAGAMLTAKPSALASALTKVSGDIARIPTQDLRTAQAFNAFFFTPALGPGTAVANLFSTHPSLERRLEALAEISAELGEPGSRTP; from the coding sequence ATGCGCAGCCGCTTTGAGCCCGACCGGCAGCTGACCGCCCGCATGGCGGTCACCATGTTCCTGCTCGGGCTGGTGTACGTGGCATTCATCGCCGCGCTGATCGTGCTGCTCAAGTCCACAGTCCTGGTGATCGTCATCGCCGCCGGGCTGCTGGCTGCGCAGTACTGGTTCTCCGACCGGATCGCCCTCTACGCGATGCACGGCCGCCTCGTCACGGCAGAGGAAGAACCCCAACTGCACGGCGTGATCGACCGGCTGTGTGCCACCGCGGACATGTCCAAACCCCGGGTGGCCATCTCCGAGATGGACCTGCCGAACGCGTTCGCCACCGGCCGCAACGCCGACCATGCCGTCGTGTGCGTCACCACCGGACTTCAGCGCCGCCTGACGACCGAGGAGCTCGAAGGCGTCCTCGCCCACGAGCTCTCCCATGTAGCGCACCGTGACGTGGCGGTGATCACCATCGCCTCGTTCCTGGGCGTGATCGCGGGGCTCATCGTCCGCTTCGCCTTCTACTCCCAGCTGTTCGGCGGACGCCAGCGCGACCAGAACACCGCAGCGCTGCTCGCCCTCGTCATGGCGGTCTCCGCCCTGGTCTACGCGCTCAGTTTCCTGCTCATCCGTGCGCTCTCGCGCTACCGCGAACTGGCCGCCGACCGCGCCGGAGCCATGCTGACCGCAAAGCCCTCCGCTCTGGCCTCGGCTCTCACCAAGGTCAGCGGGGACATCGCCCGTATCCCCACCCAGGACCTGCGCACCGCCCAGGCGTTCAACGCCTTCTTCTTCACCCCCGCCCTCGGCCCCGGAACCGCGGTGGCCAACCTGTTCTCCACCCACCCCAGCCTGGAACGCCGCCTGGAGGCCCTCGCGGAGATCTCCGCCGAGCTGGGCGAACCGGGCAGCCGGACGCCATGA
- a CDS encoding class I SAM-dependent methyltransferase has translation MSTTGRKELQHPRFARQYLKIAVESDRRGGASHRDRLLAGLTGRVLEVGAGQGRNFPHYPDTVTEVVALEPDDTLRAVAEQTAASAPVRVTVDAGEAAELPGDAGEFDAVVASLVLCSVDDVPEVLAEMARVLRPGGELRFYEHVRSPRRWAGWLEDAITPLWSRAAGGCHPNRDTEAAIRAAGFTITGINRFGFSPSAFMPNTLHILGTAVRQ, from the coding sequence ATGTCCACCACCGGCCGCAAGGAACTGCAACACCCGCGTTTCGCACGTCAGTATCTGAAGATCGCCGTCGAGTCCGACCGGCGAGGTGGTGCCTCACACCGCGACCGGTTGCTCGCCGGACTGACGGGTCGCGTGCTGGAGGTGGGTGCCGGGCAGGGCCGCAACTTCCCGCACTACCCGGACACCGTGACGGAGGTGGTAGCGCTCGAACCCGACGACACCCTACGCGCCGTCGCCGAGCAGACTGCAGCCTCTGCACCGGTGCGGGTCACGGTCGATGCCGGTGAGGCCGCCGAACTACCCGGCGACGCAGGCGAGTTCGATGCCGTCGTTGCCTCGCTCGTGCTGTGCTCGGTGGACGACGTGCCCGAGGTGCTGGCGGAGATGGCCCGCGTCCTGCGGCCCGGCGGCGAGCTGCGCTTCTATGAGCACGTGCGCTCCCCCCGCCGCTGGGCAGGCTGGCTGGAGGACGCGATCACGCCCCTGTGGAGCCGGGCCGCAGGCGGCTGCCACCCCAATCGGGATACCGAAGCCGCCATCCGCGCCGCAGGATTCACCATCACCGGCATCAACCGGTTCGGCTTCTCTCCCTCCGCGTTCATGCCGAACACGCTGCACATCCTGGGCACCGCCGTGCGGCAGTGA
- a CDS encoding cupredoxin domain-containing protein — translation MSLTSPYRGRTPRALGTVCALLTLVGCSNGGSTSPAATSASSTATSASPGGARIVIENFTFSPANLKVRPGTKVTVVNRDSAAHTVTATRDKVFDTGNITGGATTTFTAPPTPGSYSYLCTLHPNMKGTLTVT, via the coding sequence ATGTCACTCACCTCTCCATACCGGGGCCGCACCCCACGCGCCCTGGGAACCGTCTGCGCCCTGCTCACCCTGGTCGGCTGCTCGAATGGCGGCAGCACCAGCCCCGCCGCCACCAGCGCCTCATCCACCGCGACCAGCGCCAGCCCTGGAGGGGCGAGGATTGTGATCGAGAACTTCACCTTCAGCCCGGCGAACCTGAAGGTGCGCCCCGGAACGAAGGTCACCGTTGTGAACCGGGACTCGGCCGCGCACACCGTGACCGCCACGCGCGACAAGGTCTTCGACACCGGCAACATCACGGGCGGAGCGACCACCACATTCACCGCTCCGCCCACGCCGGGCAGCTACTCCTATCTCTGCACTCTCCACCCGAACATGAAAGGCACCCTCACCGTGACCTGA